The Ignavibacteria bacterium genomic interval ATAGAAATTTTAAAAGGTGGAAGTTCTGCAATATATGGAGCCGATGCTGTTGGCGGGGTTGTTAATATCATAACAAAAAGAACGAGTGACAATTTTCAAGGAATGGTTTCATCTTCACTTGGTTCGTACGGCTTTGCCTCGTATGGTGTGAATATGAGTACGAATATAAATTCCGAGTTTTCATTTCGAGCAAACGCGCGTAAAGAATCTGGGGAAGGCAATTACAAATTTTATTTTGATGATGGGGAAAAAAAAACAATTATGAGAAGAAACGGCGGAGATTATTCGCTATCGTTTTTTGATGGAAGAATAGATTTGGACGCAAAAGAAAATTTTTCTTCGTTTATTTCTATGAACATTGAACATGCACAACGTGGTGTTCCCAATAGTGTTTCAAGCACAACGGATTTAAGCAAAACGCGATTGAATGATAACAATGTTCGAACACATTTTGGCTTGGAGTGGAAACAGAACGAAACATTTTCCACACAATTTAATTCCTCGTTTCATTACGGAGAAGAAACGTACGATAATCCGTTTATTTCGGCACGCGATAATTATTTCAATCGTAATGGAATCATAGAACCGAGTTTAAAATTTTTCTTCTCACCATATTTTTCCGGAACTCTCGGAAGCGAACTTTCTCGAAGTTGGATTCAAAGCAACCGCGTGAAAAACATTGTGCGTGAACAGCAAAGCATTTTTCTTTCATTGGAAAATACGCTTTCTACATTTTCCAATGCGCCGATAGAAGCGATATTGTTTCCTTCGATTCGTTACGATAATTTTTCTGACGTTGGAAATGCTGTGAGTTCGAAAATCGGCATAAATATTGGCATTTCTCGACTTCCGGGTATTCGATTCCGTTCATCTTACGGTTCATCGTTTCACGTTCCGACTTTCAACGATTTATATTGGCTCGATGGCGGAAATCCGAATTTAAAACCGGAACATTCTACGAGTTTTGATTGCGGAATAATTTCTTCGTTCGATATTTTGGGAAATTGTTCACTGGAAGCAAATTATTTTGTCATCAACACCCGCGACAGAATTTTATGGAAACCGCAATCGAACGGAATCTGGTCGCCGAAGAATATCGGAAAAGTGTGCTCTGAAGGAATTGAATTGGAAGGAATGTGGGAAACATTAGAAGATAAATTTTCTCTAACGGTCAATTCAACAATCAACACGGTCAAAAAAATGAACCGTGATTTTCCGAACGATGCAACGTATGGAAAACAACTCGTGTATCTTCCGTTGCAAACGTTCAATGTCGCTGCGACAATATCTGAATATGCGATTACATTTTCCCTTCAGCATTCGTGGACAAGTTATCGCTACGTTACGGAAATGAATGACAGATTTCTTCCGCAGTACAACGTAACAA includes:
- a CDS encoding TonB-dependent receptor, encoding MKDFRLQMRDYGLLVFIALFFSSFLFSEESDSANTYRFDDVVVMGIRSEILQEKLSSSVFVISSARIESNVGMSLSSAVNGTSGMFLKSYGGIGSLQTISLRGMSAENTLILIDGMRFSSFQNGLRDVGIFSSSNIERIEILKGGSSAIYGADAVGGVVNIITKRTSDNFQGMVSSSLGSYGFASYGVNMSTNINSEFSFRANARKESGEGNYKFYFDDGEKKTIMRRNGGDYSLSFFDGRIDLDAKENFSSFISMNIEHAQRGVPNSVSSTTDLSKTRLNDNNVRTHFGLEWKQNETFSTQFNSSFHYGEETYDNPFISARDNYFNRNGIIEPSLKFFFSPYFSGTLGSELSRSWIQSNRVKNIVREQQSIFLSLENTLSTFSNAPIEAILFPSIRYDNFSDVGNAVSSKIGINIGISRLPGIRFRSSYGSSFHVPTFNDLYWLDGGNPNLKPEHSTSFDCGIISSFDILGNCSLEANYFVINTRDRILWKPQSNGIWSPKNIGKVCSEGIELEGMWETLEDKFSLTVNSTINTVKKMNRDFPNDATYGKQLVYLPLQTFNVAATISEYAITFSLQHSWTSYRYVTEMNDRFLPQYNVTNASLLYQFDAGTVQPFFKIETTNFFNTSYNVLPLYPMPLREFHFTLGIKKL